A genome region from Sulfurimonas hongkongensis includes the following:
- a CDS encoding TolC family protein, whose translation MKSNKNALSFFLSIVLCSSVGADVLNFSRAYELALENANNIRSSIYVAEAEKEKINQENSQLYPQINLSASYKKTEYEANPTKDMTRQGLITYSATLRQSIYNPEVLSRIDMQERRSKYSDVKVEYEKEALAQELFKTYLDILKSHNKIKLLESYLEYNSSKLKELSKKFAMDLSNKMDLLEMRVEYNSAVIELDKERKLLKVHDLKFKHYIGDTVYELPKIESDKILIETITQMKEQVVGKDNLQKSLRVKQAEAALEVSDAEIENAKSGHLPTLTFDAIYNLYDTDTPTIDAPYNTVKYAMLSLNIPIYSGGHVSSKVDSSRLMKKAANEDLQNAKKEVQVLYDEYLAIFEASSESVEMYKDALASAELYLEAIDQGYAYGLKSIIDLNDAKNKLNEVKYKYVENLYNLVDSYIGLLMVTNNFKELNLLDKLVE comes from the coding sequence ATATACGCTCATCCATCTATGTTGCTGAGGCAGAAAAAGAGAAGATAAACCAAGAAAATTCTCAGCTCTACCCACAAATCAACCTATCAGCCTCGTATAAAAAGACAGAGTATGAGGCTAACCCTACAAAAGACATGACAAGGCAAGGACTTATAACTTACTCCGCTACTCTAAGACAATCTATATACAATCCAGAAGTTCTCTCAAGAATAGATATGCAAGAGCGAAGAAGTAAATACTCGGATGTAAAAGTTGAGTATGAGAAAGAGGCTCTAGCACAAGAGCTTTTTAAAACCTATCTCGATATCTTAAAGTCACACAACAAGATAAAACTTTTAGAATCCTATCTTGAGTATAACAGTTCTAAACTCAAGGAGCTGAGTAAAAAGTTTGCTATGGATCTCTCCAACAAGATGGATCTGCTTGAGATGCGTGTTGAGTATAACTCTGCTGTGATAGAACTTGACAAAGAGAGAAAGCTTTTAAAAGTGCATGATCTTAAGTTTAAACACTACATAGGAGATACCGTTTATGAGCTTCCTAAGATAGAGTCTGATAAGATTCTCATAGAAACTATAACGCAGATGAAAGAGCAAGTTGTCGGTAAGGATAATCTGCAAAAAAGCTTACGCGTAAAACAAGCAGAGGCTGCACTTGAAGTAAGTGATGCAGAGATAGAAAACGCAAAGAGTGGACACTTACCAACGCTAACTTTTGATGCCATCTACAATTTGTATGACACAGATACACCGACCATAGATGCTCCTTACAACACGGTAAAGTACGCTATGCTTAGTCTAAATATTCCTATCTATAGTGGTGGACATGTCTCATCAAAAGTGGACTCATCTAGACTTATGAAAAAAGCTGCAAACGAAGATCTGCAAAATGCTAAAAAAGAGGTTCAGGTTCTTTACGATGAGTATCTTGCGATATTTGAAGCATCATCTGAGTCTGTAGAGATGTACAAAGATGCACTAGCATCAGCAGAACTCTATCTTGAAGCTATAGATCAAGGTTATGCCTATGGACTAAAAAGCATCATAGACTTAAACGATGCAAAAAACAAGCTAAACGAGGTAAAATACAAATATGTAGAAAATCTTTACAATTTAGTAGATTCATATATAGGCTTGTTAATGGTAACAAACAACTTTAAAGAGTTAAATCTTTTAGATAAATTAGTAGAGTGA
- the gmd gene encoding GDP-mannose 4,6-dehydratase: MKKAIITGVTGQDGAYLAELLLEKGYEVYATYRRTSSVNFWRIEELGIENHPNLHLVEYDLTDQANSVRMVADIKPDEIYNLAAQSFVGVSFEQPLATAHITGLGCVHLLEAIRIVDPKIKFYQASTSEMFGLVQEIPQKESTPFYPRSPYGAAKLYAHWMVVNYRESYGMFASSGILFNHESPLRGKEFVTRKITDSVAKIKLGKLECLELGNMDAKRDWGYAKDYVEAMYLMLQAPKSDTFVVATNRTETVRDFVTMAFKAAGIELEFSGKAENEIAKDKANGKTVVRVNPKFYRPAEVDLLIGNPQKAKDELGWEAKCTLEELCAMMVKEDLRRNETDCSF, from the coding sequence ATGAAAAAAGCGATAATAACTGGTGTTACAGGGCAAGATGGTGCGTATTTAGCAGAACTGCTTTTAGAGAAGGGTTATGAGGTTTATGCAACCTACAGAAGAACTTCTTCGGTTAATTTTTGGCGTATAGAGGAGCTTGGTATTGAGAACCATCCAAACCTTCATCTAGTTGAGTACGACTTAACTGATCAAGCAAATAGCGTAAGAATGGTAGCAGATATAAAACCAGATGAGATTTACAATCTTGCAGCGCAGAGCTTTGTAGGCGTCTCATTTGAGCAACCACTAGCCACTGCCCATATAACTGGACTTGGATGTGTACATCTGCTTGAAGCTATCCGTATAGTAGATCCAAAGATAAAGTTTTATCAAGCAAGCACCTCAGAGATGTTTGGTTTAGTGCAGGAGATTCCCCAAAAAGAGAGTACTCCTTTTTATCCTAGAAGCCCTTACGGTGCGGCAAAGCTTTATGCTCATTGGATGGTGGTAAACTATAGAGAGTCTTACGGTATGTTTGCATCTAGCGGCATACTCTTTAACCATGAGTCGCCTCTAAGAGGAAAAGAGTTTGTTACTCGTAAGATAACAGATAGCGTAGCCAAAATCAAACTCGGAAAACTAGAGTGTTTAGAGCTTGGAAATATGGATGCTAAAAGAGATTGGGGCTATGCAAAGGACTATGTAGAAGCGATGTACTTAATGCTACAAGCTCCAAAATCAGATACATTTGTAGTAGCTACAAACAGAACAGAGACGGTAAGAGATTTTGTAACTATGGCATTTAAAGCAGCAGGAATTGAACTTGAGTTTAGTGGCAAAGCTGAAAATGAAATAGCAAAAGACAAGGCAAATGGCAAAACAGTTGTGAGAGTAAATCCAAAGTTTTACCGCCCAGCTGAAGTAGACCTTCTTATTGGAAACCCACAAAAAGCAAAAGATGAGCTAGGCTGGGAGGCAAAATGCACCCTTGAAGAGCTATGCGCCATGATGGTAAAAGAAGATTTAAGACGAAACGAAACAGATTGTAGCTTTTAA
- a CDS encoding NAD-dependent epimerase/dehydratase family protein yields the protein MNKVLITGIDSFSGTHLSSYLKNSGYEVYGTSLFKSGDKKYRCDITKKDDIIDVLKICEPDYLVHLSGISFPAHGQNEDFYRVNTLGTLNILDALIELNLSPTKIVLASSATLYGNQDLEVLDEALCPKPTNHYGASKYAMESLAANYFTRLNIIITRPFNYTGANQQEHFLIPKIVKHFKQKKQTIELGNLDVSREFNDISYVCEVYKRLLESSLSSEIFNIASNRGIKLLDVIDMMNEISGYKIEVKTNPDFVRKSEIKTLTGSCEKLFKAIGKVEQKEFKQTLRDMLEA from the coding sequence ATGAACAAAGTTCTTATAACAGGAATAGACAGCTTTAGTGGTACTCACCTATCTTCATATCTCAAAAATTCAGGATATGAAGTTTACGGAACCTCTCTATTTAAGAGTGGAGATAAAAAGTATAGATGCGATATCACAAAAAAAGATGATATCATAGATGTTCTTAAGATATGTGAACCAGACTATCTAGTCCACCTAAGTGGCATCTCTTTTCCAGCTCACGGACAAAATGAAGACTTTTATAGAGTAAACACTCTAGGCACGTTAAATATACTAGACGCCCTTATAGAACTCAACCTTAGCCCTACAAAGATAGTCTTAGCAAGCAGTGCAACACTCTATGGCAATCAAGATCTAGAAGTTTTAGATGAGGCACTTTGCCCAAAACCCACAAATCACTATGGTGCGAGCAAATATGCCATGGAGTCTCTAGCAGCAAACTATTTTACAAGATTAAACATTATTATAACACGACCCTTTAACTATACAGGTGCAAATCAGCAAGAACACTTTTTAATTCCAAAAATAGTGAAACATTTTAAACAAAAAAAACAAACCATAGAACTAGGTAACTTAGATGTAAGTAGAGAGTTTAATGATATCAGCTATGTCTGTGAAGTTTATAAAAGGCTTTTAGAGTCTTCTCTTAGCTCCGAAATTTTCAATATCGCTTCAAACAGAGGCATAAAGCTCTTAGATGTTATAGATATGATGAATGAGATATCAGGCTACAAGATAGAGGTCAAAACCAACCCCGATTTCGTAAGAAAGAGCGAGATAAAAACTCTTACAGGCTCTTGTGAAAAACTCTTTAAAGCCATAGGCAAAGTAGAACAAAAAGAGTTTAAACAAACTCTGCGTGATATGCTTGAAGCTTAG